The following are from one region of the Quercus robur chromosome 1, dhQueRobu3.1, whole genome shotgun sequence genome:
- the LOC126724240 gene encoding germin-like protein subfamily 1 member 7 — MMKGVPYLFTVAILALATTLVSAYDPSPLQDFCVAVNNTDSAVFVNGKFCKDPATVTANDFFFPGLNIPGNTAASKLGSSVNLVNVNKLPGLNTLGISLARLDFAPNGLNPPHTHPRGTELLVVIEGTLLVGFVTSNPNKLFTKVLNKGDVFVFPIGLIHFQFNIGQTNAVAFAGLSSQNPGLITIANAVFGSNPPINPDVLAKAFQLDKNVVDYLQKQF, encoded by the exons CCTTTTTACTGTGGCCATTTTGGCTTTGGCAACCACCCTTGTTTCAGCTTATGACCCTAGTCCTTTGCAAGACTTTTGTGTCGCAGTTAACAACACCGATTCTGCTG TATTtgtgaatggaaaattttgcaaggaCCCAGCAACTGTCACAGCCAACGATTTTTTCTTTCCCGGACTCAATATTCCTGGAAACACAGCTGCAAGTAAACTTGGATCAAGTGTCAATCTTGTGAATGTCAATAAATTACCTGGTCTCAACACTCTAGGCATATCTTTGGCTCGTCTCGACTTTGCCCCAAATGGCCTGAATCCTCCTCACACTCACCCTCGTGGCACTGAGCTTTTGGTAGTCATTGAGGGTACTCTCTTGGTTGGATTTGTCACATCCAACCCAAACAAACTCTTCACCAAAGTTCTAAACAAGGGAGATGTCTTTGTCTTCCCAATTGGTCTCATTCACTTCCAATTCAACATAGGGCAGACCAATGCTGTTGCCTTTGCTGGTCTTAGCAGTCAAAATCCTGGGTTGATCACCATAGCAAACGCGGTCTTTGGATCTAATCCTCCAATCAATCCTGATGTTCTTGCCAAGGCCTTCCAGCTGGACAAGAATGTAGTTGATTATCTTCAGAAACAATTTTAA